A single window of Labrus mixtus chromosome 23, fLabMix1.1, whole genome shotgun sequence DNA harbors:
- the cd248a gene encoding CD248 molecule, endosialin a, translated as MALVLLLASLLALLCGASSVLAQDLTETDALCTEDGCLVVYFQRKTFLDSWRACKKKGGTLATIKHRRDAAIIASLFSTLDLRHSRSKVQVWIGLQRQPRQCTASRPLRGFSWTTGDQDTEYTNWLKEDSPNACSVPRCVVMGYNSQDNNENFKWLDGACSVSVDGYLCYYAFEGMCAALWSEGAGNALYSTPFNLLSTLLTHIPFGSVATVPCPEDSEDEQSVLCTQKDDGSVGWSRDPPLCSNSPVTQKRCEQDNGGCEHYCKPTGGHFYCECADGYQLRDDRQTCELTVVCQGAPCKTKCLPLTNGYGCACPEGFMLTPDEQSCVDVDECLQSPCEQLCVNAQGSFVCQCWDGYALEDTGICEDVDECLNEPCDHACENTVGSHICHCHLGYSPLLEDRSRCQDDDECLIPGTCEQMCVNYVGGFECYCVEGYELRADHSSCRKRGEEDEQSAVTPPFPWGTHQPVWEPEYDWNPQQSHTDWPPEEEPSLDWLTDPPRVQDSDVIWVTSSPFDLAPDPPAEEEKENLDTGATYLLDIGQRSEQEVLPTTIHPTPPPTMESISTHDWYEEDEEDEERTTTAPPLLSTSTISGGAWNWWAVITTSSQEPGNLDDPVRDLDMPTDSSNHGVEDHYALRENTELPEEELGKEAEEITRSQDPAVPTQLTPSQPPVSESGGSRTMVDAEEEAGLGQKQSSTWLLVGLLVPLCLFIVVMVVLGIVYCTRYDVQPQNKNATDCYHWISGAHDKQGAAPPSAGVKTQV; from the coding sequence ATGGCTTTGGTTCTGCTCCTCGCCTCCCTGCTGGCTCTACTCTGTGGAGCGTCGTCTGTGTTGGCTCAGGACCTCACTGAGACTGATGCCCTGTGCACTGAGGACGGCTGTTTGGTGGTCTACTTCCAAAGAAAGACCTTCCTGGACTCATGGAGAGCTTGCAAGAAGAAAGGAGGGACGCTGGCAACCATCAAACACCGGAGGGATGCAGCCATTATCGCCTCGCTTTTCTCCACCCTGGACCTTCGTCACTCTCGCAGTAAGGTTCAGGTCTGGATCGGCCTGCAGCGTCAGCCTCGACAGTGCACTGCCAGCCGCCCACTCAGGGGCTTCTCCTGGACTACAGGAGACCAGGACACAGAGTACACAAACTGGCTGAAAGAGGACTCACCCAATGCCTGCTCTGTGCCCCGCTGTGTGGTGATGGGCTACAACAGCCAGGATAACAATGAGAACTTCAAGTGGCTAGACGGAGCTTGCTCAGTGTCTGTGGACGGGTATCTCTGTTACTACGCCTTTGAAGGAATGTGTGCAGCATTGTGGAGTGAGGGGGCAGGTAACGCCCTCTACAGCACACCTTTTAACCTTCTCAGCACTCTGCTCACCCATATCCCCTTTGGATCTGTGGCCACCGTGCCCTGCCCTGAAGACAGCGAGGATGAGCAGTCTGTTCTGTGTACACAGAAAGACGACGGCTCAGTAGGGTGGTCTAGAgacccccctctgtgctccaaTTCTCCTGTAACTCAGAAAAGGTGCGAGCAGGATAACGGTGGATGTGAACATTACTGTAAGCCGACTGGAGGTCACTTTTACTGCGAGTGTGCCGATGGGTATCAGCTGAGAGACGACAGACAGACCTGCGAGCTGACTGTCGTCTGTCAGGGCGCCCCCTGTAAGACAAAGTGCCTCCCCCTGACTAATGGGTACGGCTGTGCCTGTCCTGAGGGGTTCATGCTGACTCCAGATGAACAAAGCTGTGTGGATGTGGACGAGTGTCTGCAGAGTCCGtgtgagcagctctgtgtgaacGCTCAGGGGTCGTTTGTGTGTCAATGTTGGGATGGGTACGCCCTGGAGGACACAGGCATCTGTGAGGACGTAGACGAGTGTTTGAATGAACCATGTGATCATGCCTGTGAGAACACAGTAGGCTCTCATATCTGTCACTGTCATCTGGGTTACTCCCCATTGTTGGAAGACCGCAGTAGGTGTCAGGACGATGATGAGTGCCTGATCCCTGGGACCTGTGAGCAGATGTGTGTGAACTATGTGGGGGGATTTGAGTGTTATTGCGTGGAAGGATACGAGCTCAGGGCAGATCACTCCTCCTGTCgtaagagaggggaggaggatgaACAGTCTGCTGTCACACCTCCTTTCCCTTGGGGAACCCACCAGCCAGTGTGGGAACCTGAGTACGACTGGAACCCCCAGCAAAGCCACACCGACTGGCCTCCAGAAGAGGAGCCGTCTCTGGACTGGCTTACTGACCCGCCCAGGGTTCAGGACTCTGATGTGATTTGGGTCACTAGCTCCCCTTTTGATTTAGCACCTGACCctccagcagaggaggaaaaggagaatcTGGACACTGGAGCAACATACCTGTTGGACATTGGGCAGAGATCTGAGCAGGAGGTGTTACCAACAACTATCCACCCCACTCCTCCACCCACCATGGAATCCATCTCAACCCACGACTGgtatgaggaggatgaagaagatgaagagagaaccaccacagccccccccctcctctccacctctaccatctctgggGGGGCCTGGAATTGGTGGGCAGTAATAACCACATCCAGCCAGGAACCAGGAAATCTAGATGATCCAGTCAGAGACCTCGACATGCCAACAGATTCAAGCAACCACGGCGTAGAGGACCATTATGCCCTCAGGGAAAACACAGAGCTCCCAGAGGAGGAACTGGGGAAGGAAGCAGAGGAGATCACACGCTCCCAAGACCCTGCTGTTCCCACCCAGCTCACCCCCTCCCAACCTCCTGTGAGTGAGAGCGGGGGGAGCAGGACCATGGTGGAtgcggaggaggaggcggggctggGGCAGAAGCAGAGCAGCACCTGGCTCCTGGTGGGCCTCCTGGTGCCTCTGTGCCTCTTCATCGTGGTGATGGTGGTGCTGGGCATCGTGTACTGCACCCGCTATGACGTCCAACCACAAAACAAGAATGCCACAGACTGCTACCACTGGATCTCTGGGGCTCATGACAAACAGGGAGCTGCTCCCCCCTCAGCCGGGGTCAAGACCCAGGTTTAG